In Tenacibaculum pacificus, a single window of DNA contains:
- a CDS encoding HU family DNA-binding protein produces MTKADIVSKISDKSGIEKADVLATVEAFMDEVKDALESGDNVYLRGFGSFIIKTRAEKTGRNISKNTTIKIPAHNIPAFKPSKVFTEGVKTKVSVK; encoded by the coding sequence ATGACAAAAGCAGATATCGTATCGAAGATTTCAGATAAGAGCGGAATTGAAAAAGCGGATGTATTAGCAACTGTTGAAGCGTTTATGGACGAGGTAAAGGATGCATTAGAGAGCGGAGATAATGTATATTTAAGAGGTTTTGGTAGTTTCATCATCAAAACTAGAGCAGAAAAAACTGGTAGAAATATTTCTAAAAATACTACTATTAAAATACCTGCACACAACATACCAGCTTTTAAACCATCAAAAGTGTTTACAGAGGGTGTTAAAACTAAAGTATCTGTAAAATAA